One part of the Lusitaniella coriacea LEGE 07157 genome encodes these proteins:
- a CDS encoding flavin prenyltransferase UbiX — protein sequence MTEVTKPIILGVSGASGLIYAVRAVKFLLAADYCVELVASKASYQVWKAEQNISMPPEPDRQEQFWREQAGVEKSGKLRCHRYSNVGAKIASGSFQTLGMIVMPCSMSTVAKIATGLSSDLLERAADVQIKESAKLVVVPRETPLSLIHLRNLVSLAEVGVKIVPAIPAWYHSPQTIEDLVDFVVARAFDQLGIDCVPLNRWEGT from the coding sequence ATAACTGAAGTGACAAAACCCATTATTTTAGGGGTTAGCGGTGCGAGCGGTCTGATTTATGCCGTCCGCGCCGTAAAATTCCTTCTCGCTGCCGACTATTGTGTTGAATTAGTCGCCTCAAAAGCCAGCTATCAAGTCTGGAAAGCCGAACAAAACATCTCCATGCCCCCAGAACCCGACCGACAAGAACAGTTTTGGCGAGAACAAGCAGGGGTTGAAAAAAGCGGAAAACTCCGCTGTCACCGCTATAGTAATGTGGGGGCAAAGATTGCAAGCGGTTCGTTTCAAACCTTGGGAATGATCGTGATGCCCTGTAGCATGAGTACCGTTGCTAAAATCGCCACGGGTTTGAGTTCTGACCTCCTCGAACGCGCTGCGGACGTGCAAATCAAAGAAAGCGCTAAACTGGTTGTGGTGCCGCGAGAAACGCCTCTGAGCCTGATTCACCTGCGGAATCTGGTTTCCCTTGCAGAGGTTGGCGTTAAAATTGTTCCGGCGATTCCTGCTTGGTATCACAGTCCGCAAACGATTGAAGATTTAGTGGATTTTGTGGTTGCTCGCGCGTTTGACCAGTTGGGAATTGATTGCGTTCCCTTGAATCGCTGGGAAGGGACGTAA